A genome region from Oncorhynchus keta strain PuntledgeMale-10-30-2019 unplaced genomic scaffold, Oket_V2 Un_contig_25869_pilon_pilon, whole genome shotgun sequence includes the following:
- the LOC118375918 gene encoding brain-specific angiogenesis inhibitor 1-associated protein 2-like protein 1 — translation MEISEVHRKVHLELEENFKRFHSEIIAELERKTDMDVKYMTATFKRYQTEHKMKQDSLERSQSDLKKLRRKSQGKNTNKYENKESEVRTAPHI, via the exons ATGGAGATATCCGAGGTCCACAGGAAAGTTCACCTTGAGCTAGAGGAGAAT TTTAAGAGGTTTCACAGCGAGATAATAGCTGAAttggagaggaagacagacatgGATGTAAAATACATGACA GCCACCTTTAAGAGGTACCAGACAGAGCACAAGATGAAGCAGGACTCTCTGGAGAGGTCGCAGTCTGACCTGAAGAAACTCAGGAGGAAGAGCCAGGGCAAGAACACCAACAAGTACGAAAACAAGGAGAGTGAGGTGAGGACTGCCCCACACATTTGA